A single window of Rana temporaria chromosome 1, aRanTem1.1, whole genome shotgun sequence DNA harbors:
- the VPS37B gene encoding vacuolar protein sorting-associated protein 37B isoform X2 — protein sequence MLIQAQSLQLSKEMTLAGNRSLAEANLLYQPKLDSLKATLTQKYQELQTVMESNQLKKTKLDQQSVNASLETLLALLQTEGAKIEEETENMAESFLDGGVQQDSFIDEYLSKRKLAHLRRVKIEKLQEMVLKGQRLPQVSVLAQPKPLENVQAPPASYPSGFNTPPAVVPRRAVPPPPSAQAGMYPTPFAMAAQQPVPGLPYAASPTPPVPPRVGYPPIAQMPQPGYPNLFAPQYPPALPQRPTQRLPPNAGFIL from the exons GCTCAGAGTCTTCAGCTCAGTAAAGAGATGACCCTTGCTGGTAACCGGAGCTTGGCAGAAGCAAACCTGCTTTACCAGCCTAAGCTGGACAGCCTAAAAGCCACTCTGACCCAGAAATACCAGGAGCTGCAGACTGTCATGGAATCCAATCAGCTAAAGAAGACAAAGCTGG ATCAGCAATCTGTGAATGCTTCATTGGAAACATTACTGGCACTCCTGCAGACTGAAGGAGCCAAGATAGAGGAGGAGACGGAG AACATGGCGGAAAGTTTTCTTGATGGCGGCGTACAGCAGGATTCTTTCATCGATGAATATTTATCAAAGCGCAAATTGGCACATTTAAGACGTGTAAAAATTGAGAAACTGCAAGAAATGGTGCTAAAAGGACAGAGACTCCCGCAGGTTTCTGTACTTGCACAGCCGAAGCCCTTGGAGAATGTCCAGGCACCTCCAGCATCCTACCCATCAGGTTTCAATACCCCGCCAGCTGTTGTCCCAAGAAGAGCTGTCCCACCTCCCCCATCTGCTCAAGCTGGAATGTACCCAACTCCTTTTGCAATGGCTGCACAACAGCCTGTCCCTGGGCTCCCGTATGCAGCATCTCCAACTCCCCCTGTCCCTCCAAGAGTTGGCTATCCACCTATAGCTCAGATGCCACAGCCTGGTTACCCTAATCTATTTGCACCTCAGTATCCTCCGGCTCTTCCTCAAAGACCAACTCAGCGTCTCCCTCCCAACGCTGGCTTCATTTTATAG